The Longimicrobium sp. genome has a segment encoding these proteins:
- a CDS encoding PEGA domain-containing protein: MRKKMMLALVPLTALALNACATLFTGTKDTINFNSNPAGATVLIDGIEVGKTPITVPVKRSLSGKTVILRMAGYQDRTFELSQEFNVVSVLNLASILGWGIDAATGSIMKYDRKDYQMDLERRTSMAQQLGVQHVVLMDELARDAEGNSIIPQVFGGSIAIVDTQTQQVIVAK, encoded by the coding sequence ATGCGAAAGAAGATGATGTTGGCCCTCGTCCCCCTTACGGCCCTGGCGCTGAATGCCTGCGCCACGCTGTTCACCGGCACCAAGGACACGATCAACTTCAACTCCAATCCGGCCGGCGCGACGGTGCTGATCGACGGGATCGAAGTCGGCAAGACGCCGATCACCGTTCCCGTGAAGAGGAGCCTGTCGGGCAAGACCGTCATCCTCCGTATGGCCGGCTACCAGGACCGCACGTTCGAGCTGAGCCAGGAGTTCAACGTCGTCAGCGTGCTGAACCTGGCCAGCATTCTCGGGTGGGGGATCGATGCCGCGACCGGCTCCATCATGAAGTACGACCGCAAGGACTACCAGATGGACCTGGAGCGGCGCACCAGCATGGCGCAGCAGCTAGGGGTTCAGCACGTGGTTCTGATGGACGAGCTCGCCCGGGACGCCGAGGGGAACAGCATCATCCCGCAGGTGTTCGGCGGCAGCATCGCCATCGTGGACACGCAGACTCAGCAGGTCATCGTCGCCAAGTAG
- a CDS encoding heme-binding protein yields MIDTVAGGTLLCLCNTLLQPPKHPRSPFMQIKGQQRSLELPQFVRLAPAEIVPELGPLARLVGTWTGRQGWNLIAVPTPRSKPEGFTLLIRPYYETITFTPLGVMVPDRGASEILNINGLEYSLKVSDLVTNEPLHLENGMWLYAPDPQDPNAPTIVRQAAIPHGNSVLALGNSQQFDGPPTIAELNTLPVGSPDPPRLGYTDVYLHPELPQVPGLPPFSTADANAVLRTAIEGQDILNTLTISVSTQPPSGGGGIVNIPFIQKNANATTFEAIFWIETVKNDATGETFDQLQYSQQTNLEFIKCGSGCSPDGSGLIVWPHVNVNTLVKQ; encoded by the coding sequence ATGATTGACACCGTGGCCGGCGGCACCCTACTCTGTCTCTGCAACACTCTGTTACAGCCCCCCAAACATCCACGGAGCCCATTCATGCAGATCAAAGGACAACAACGATCGCTCGAGTTGCCGCAGTTCGTTCGCCTCGCCCCCGCCGAGATCGTCCCGGAGCTCGGTCCGCTCGCGCGCCTCGTTGGCACCTGGACCGGCAGACAGGGGTGGAACCTGATCGCCGTGCCCACCCCCCGCAGCAAGCCCGAAGGTTTCACACTCCTCATCCGGCCGTACTACGAGACCATCACCTTCACCCCGCTGGGCGTGATGGTTCCCGACCGCGGCGCCTCCGAAATCCTGAACATCAACGGCCTGGAGTACTCGCTGAAAGTGAGCGACCTGGTGACGAACGAGCCGCTGCACCTGGAGAACGGGATGTGGCTCTACGCACCGGACCCGCAGGATCCGAATGCGCCGACGATCGTGCGCCAGGCCGCCATCCCGCACGGCAACTCGGTGCTCGCGCTGGGCAACTCGCAGCAGTTCGACGGGCCGCCGACCATTGCCGAACTCAACACCCTTCCCGTGGGCAGCCCGGACCCGCCGCGGCTTGGCTACACCGACGTGTACCTGCACCCGGAGCTGCCCCAGGTGCCGGGGCTGCCGCCCTTCAGCACCGCGGACGCCAACGCCGTGCTGCGCACGGCGATCGAGGGCCAGGACATTCTGAACACGTTGACGATCTCGGTTTCGACGCAGCCGCCCAGCGGCGGCGGCGGGATCGTGAACATCCCGTTCATCCAGAAGAACGCCAACGCCACGACTTTCGAGGCCATCTTCTGGATCGAGACGGTGAAGAACGACGCAACGGGCGAGACGTTCGACCAGCTGCAGTATTCGCAGCAGACAAACCTGGAGTTCATCAAGTGCGGCAGCGGGTGCAGCCCGGACGGCAGCGGGCTGATCGTGTGGCCCCACGTCAACGTCAATACGCTGGTCAAGCAATAG
- a CDS encoding LytTR family DNA-binding domain-containing protein produces MALRTVIAEDEPLARQRLRRFIERDPRLELVGEAESGMAAVELIDRLAPDVVFLDVQMPECTGLEVLDRAAHRPAPVFTTAYAEYALRAFEVEAYDYLVKPFGWTRFQAAVDRVARRLAAPPTAPTAPTAPSPQVPAAEPYLERLFVRRRGEMVPVSMRDVHRIEGAGDYVTLCTGAGQVLADISLNELERRLDPASFRRVHRAHIVNLDHISAIRPYDERRLSIRFANGSEVVASRAGSQSLREMVR; encoded by the coding sequence ATGGCGCTGCGGACGGTGATCGCGGAGGATGAGCCGCTGGCCCGGCAGCGGCTGCGGCGCTTCATCGAGCGCGACCCGCGCCTGGAGCTGGTGGGCGAGGCGGAGAGCGGGATGGCCGCGGTGGAGCTGATCGACCGGCTGGCGCCGGACGTGGTGTTCCTGGACGTTCAGATGCCGGAGTGCACCGGGCTGGAGGTGCTGGACCGCGCCGCGCACCGCCCCGCGCCGGTGTTCACGACGGCGTACGCGGAGTATGCCCTGCGCGCGTTCGAGGTAGAGGCGTACGACTACCTGGTGAAGCCGTTCGGATGGACGCGCTTTCAGGCCGCGGTGGACCGGGTGGCGCGCCGCCTGGCCGCCCCGCCGACAGCGCCGACAGCGCCGACAGCGCCGTCACCGCAGGTCCCCGCCGCGGAGCCGTACCTAGAGCGGCTGTTCGTGCGCAGGCGCGGCGAGATGGTGCCCGTGAGCATGCGCGACGTGCACCGCATAGAGGGCGCGGGCGACTACGTAACGCTGTGCACCGGCGCTGGCCAGGTACTGGCCGACATCAGCCTGAACGAGCTGGAGCGCCGGCTGGATCCGGCGAGCTTCCGGCGCGTGCACCGGGCGCACATCGTGAACCTGGACCACATCTCCGCCATCCGCCCCTACGACGAGCGGCGCCTGTCCATCCGCTTCGCCAACGGCTCGGAGGTGGTAGCCAGCCGCGCCGGCTCCCAGTCCCTGCGCGAGATGGTGCGCTGA